The proteins below come from a single Chryseobacterium bernardetii genomic window:
- the pheT gene encoding phenylalanine--tRNA ligase subunit beta, protein MKISNNWLKDFVKTELKTERIGEFLTDIGLEVEGIDKFESVKGSLEGIVVGKVLTCEKHPNADKLKKTTVDVGNGKILNIICGAPNVEAGQTVPVAVVGTKIYDKTGNFFEIKEAKIRGEVSQGMICAEDELGLSEDHGGIMVLDETKYEVGKNFADYFELTNDEVIEIGLTPNRTDAMSHYGVARDLHAFLSTNQQKSQFNKVASEPLNSEGSHDFKLEIEDAELCPRYIGAVIENVKVAESPSWLKDRLKAIGLSPINNVVDITNYILHGYGQPLHAFDADKIADKKVKVGVVKPGTKFTTLDGVERTLNGTEIMIKDGKDTPMCIAGVFGGENSGVSETTKTIFLESAYFNPVAVRKGAKVHSLNTDASFRFERGVDPNLTRTAITHAIKMIQEIAEGELVGELLEEYPKKIEDSYVILRFSKIEQILGTKIHREKVKEILKALEIQVLNEIPNGFEISVPAYRADVTREIDVIEEILRIYGYNKIDAPQKISFTPVKLSANDQDELENSWARALQSLGFHEVMNNSLTSVKDETDAVKLLNPLSGDLAFMRKSLLEGLLQNTVYNINRKNQDIKFFELGKIYHKRDKYEERKQLAIIVSGRDVAENWLQPKSAVSFYNLKAYVKVVLERLMVNYKEVPLTDERFSDAIAYEADGKVLARIGKVAPALLKDFDIDQDCFYAEIELELAQELRSKNELKFKDIPKFNKIRRDLALLIDKNINYQELYQTAKKNKSPFIKSINLFDVYEGKNLPEGKKSYAMSFELLNEEKTLEEKEITEVMDSLIKSFQKEFNAELRS, encoded by the coding sequence ATGAAAATATCAAACAACTGGCTGAAAGACTTTGTAAAAACGGAATTGAAAACTGAAAGAATCGGTGAATTCCTTACAGACATAGGTCTTGAGGTTGAAGGGATAGATAAATTCGAAAGTGTAAAAGGCAGCCTGGAAGGAATTGTTGTAGGGAAAGTATTAACCTGCGAAAAGCATCCGAATGCTGATAAACTGAAGAAGACAACAGTAGACGTAGGAAACGGGAAGATACTGAATATCATTTGTGGTGCTCCCAATGTAGAAGCAGGACAAACTGTGCCTGTAGCTGTTGTAGGAACAAAAATCTATGATAAGACCGGAAACTTTTTTGAAATTAAAGAAGCAAAAATAAGAGGTGAGGTTTCGCAGGGAATGATCTGTGCAGAAGACGAACTGGGTCTTAGCGAAGATCATGGTGGAATTATGGTTTTGGATGAAACCAAATATGAAGTAGGAAAGAATTTTGCCGACTATTTTGAATTAACAAATGACGAGGTAATTGAAATTGGTTTAACACCCAACAGAACTGATGCCATGTCTCATTATGGGGTGGCGAGAGATCTGCATGCTTTTCTTTCTACCAACCAGCAGAAATCTCAGTTTAATAAAGTAGCTTCTGAACCGTTAAATAGCGAAGGTTCTCACGATTTCAAACTTGAAATTGAAGATGCTGAGCTTTGTCCAAGATATATTGGTGCGGTGATTGAAAATGTAAAAGTTGCAGAATCTCCAAGCTGGTTAAAAGACAGATTAAAAGCCATCGGATTAAGCCCGATTAATAATGTTGTAGATATTACCAACTATATTCTTCATGGATACGGGCAGCCGCTTCATGCATTTGATGCAGATAAGATTGCAGATAAAAAAGTGAAAGTAGGCGTGGTAAAACCGGGAACAAAGTTCACTACTTTAGATGGAGTAGAAAGAACACTGAACGGTACTGAAATCATGATTAAAGATGGTAAGGATACGCCAATGTGTATTGCCGGAGTTTTTGGTGGCGAAAATTCAGGAGTATCTGAAACTACAAAAACAATATTCCTTGAAAGTGCTTATTTCAACCCGGTAGCGGTAAGAAAAGGAGCAAAAGTTCACAGTTTGAATACGGATGCTTCTTTCAGATTTGAAAGAGGTGTAGATCCTAACCTTACCAGAACAGCCATTACCCATGCTATTAAGATGATCCAGGAAATTGCTGAAGGGGAACTGGTAGGGGAACTTTTAGAAGAATATCCTAAGAAAATAGAAGATAGCTATGTGATCTTAAGATTCTCTAAGATTGAACAGATTTTAGGAACAAAAATTCACAGAGAAAAAGTAAAAGAAATCCTGAAGGCATTGGAAATTCAGGTTTTAAATGAAATTCCTAATGGTTTTGAAATCTCTGTTCCTGCGTACAGAGCAGATGTAACAAGAGAAATTGACGTTATTGAAGAGATTTTAAGAATCTATGGATATAATAAGATTGATGCTCCACAAAAGATTTCATTTACACCGGTAAAACTGAGTGCAAACGATCAGGATGAATTGGAAAACAGCTGGGCGAGAGCTTTACAGAGTCTTGGTTTCCATGAAGTAATGAACAATTCTTTAACTTCTGTAAAAGATGAAACGGATGCTGTAAAACTGTTAAATCCTTTAAGTGGTGACCTTGCATTCATGAGAAAATCTTTATTGGAAGGGCTTCTTCAGAATACGGTTTACAATATCAACAGAAAGAATCAGGATATTAAGTTCTTTGAATTAGGAAAGATCTATCATAAAAGAGATAAATACGAAGAAAGAAAACAGTTAGCCATTATTGTTTCAGGAAGAGATGTAGCAGAGAACTGGTTACAGCCTAAGTCTGCAGTAAGCTTCTACAACCTTAAAGCTTATGTAAAGGTTGTACTGGAAAGATTAATGGTAAACTATAAAGAAGTACCTTTAACTGATGAAAGATTCTCAGATGCAATAGCGTATGAAGCTGATGGGAAAGTTTTGGCAAGAATTGGTAAGGTAGCCCCTGCATTGCTGAAAGATTTTGATATTGATCAGGATTGTTTCTATGCTGAAATAGAACTTGAACTGGCTCAGGAGTTACGTTCTAAAAACGAGCTGAAGTTTAAAGACATTCCGAAATTCAACAAGATCAGGAGAGATTTAGCATTATTGATTGATAAGAATATTAACTACCAGGAGCTATATCAAACAGCGAAGAAGAATAAATCTCCGTTCATTAAGAGCATCAACTTATTCGATGTATATGAAGGAAAAAATCTTCCGGAAGGGAAGAAGTCTTACGCAATGAGCTTCGAGTTGCTAAATGAAGAAAAAACGCTGGAAGAAAAAGAAATCACAGAAGTAATGGATTCTTTAATTAAATCTTTCCAGAAAGAATTCAACGCAGAGTTAAGATCATAG
- the dnaN gene encoding DNA polymerase III subunit beta yields MKFIISSGELQKALQTVSGVISSSQSRPILENYLFELDGNNVTITASDGETTLVTSLEVKSDDSGKFAVPAKIFQDFIKTYGEQPLTFVVKDNAEGTGSQLEILDEKDNFAVALDNADDYPELPEFDASQSVVMPAGVLSEALTNTLFATSNDSLRPVMTGVLFQFGENETNFVSTDSHRLVVYKRADLMNAEPMEFIMPKKPLNIFKNILASSNEDVKIDFNENMAKFTFGKHIWICRLIDGKYPNYTAVIPKENPNVLTINRNLLLGAIKRASIMSNKSTNQVRFKLSGNILHLHAEDTEYANKADMQIPCDYNGEDINIGFSSKFLTEMLTILGSDDITMKMSQPNRPGIIEPLDGLEENENILMLSMPVIGL; encoded by the coding sequence ATGAAATTTATTATTTCAAGTGGTGAACTGCAGAAGGCGTTGCAAACTGTAAGTGGCGTAATATCAAGCTCTCAATCGAGACCGATTTTAGAAAACTATCTTTTTGAATTAGACGGAAATAATGTTACCATTACAGCATCTGACGGCGAGACAACTCTTGTAACTTCCCTGGAAGTAAAGTCTGATGATTCAGGTAAATTTGCTGTTCCTGCTAAAATTTTTCAGGATTTTATCAAGACATATGGAGAACAGCCTTTAACATTTGTTGTAAAGGACAATGCTGAAGGAACTGGAAGCCAGCTTGAGATTTTAGATGAAAAAGATAATTTCGCAGTAGCATTAGATAACGCTGATGACTATCCTGAATTACCGGAATTTGACGCTTCCCAAAGTGTAGTAATGCCGGCTGGAGTATTGTCTGAAGCTTTAACCAATACATTATTTGCCACCAGTAATGATTCTCTTCGTCCGGTAATGACAGGAGTATTATTCCAGTTTGGGGAAAATGAAACCAATTTCGTTTCTACAGACTCTCACAGGCTTGTTGTTTACAAAAGAGCAGACCTGATGAATGCTGAACCAATGGAATTTATCATGCCTAAGAAACCTTTGAATATCTTCAAAAATATTCTGGCAAGCTCCAATGAAGACGTGAAGATCGACTTCAATGAGAATATGGCCAAGTTTACTTTTGGTAAGCATATCTGGATCTGTAGACTGATTGATGGTAAGTATCCAAACTATACGGCGGTAATTCCTAAAGAAAATCCGAATGTATTAACCATCAACAGAAATCTCTTACTAGGAGCTATCAAGAGAGCATCGATCATGTCTAACAAATCTACCAACCAGGTAAGATTCAAGCTTTCAGGAAATATTCTTCACCTTCATGCAGAAGATACGGAATATGCGAACAAAGCAGATATGCAGATCCCTTGTGACTACAACGGAGAAGATATCAATATCGGATTCAGTTCTAAATTCTTAACGGAAATGTTGACAATCCTAGGATCTGACGATATCACAATGAAAATGTCTCAGCCAAACAGACCGGGAATTATTGAGCCGCTTGACGGGCTGGAAGAAAACGAAAATATCTTAATGTTATCAATGCCGGTAATCGGGTTGTAA
- a CDS encoding diacylglycerol kinase family protein — MQKPPIHKSFLNAFRGVLAMLKTERNFQIEILASLLNLFLIFYLKLTSTDAALILMASAAVLSAEIFNTAIEKICDIIQPDFDERIGFIKDIAAGAVVLIAIASAVIGVLVYWKYFF; from the coding sequence ATGCAAAAACCACCGATTCATAAAAGTTTTTTAAATGCTTTCCGGGGTGTTTTGGCAATGCTAAAAACAGAAAGGAATTTTCAGATTGAGATTCTGGCCTCCCTTCTCAATCTGTTCCTTATTTTTTATCTAAAACTTACTTCTACAGATGCTGCTCTTATTCTCATGGCTTCTGCCGCTGTTTTAAGCGCAGAAATTTTCAATACCGCCATTGAAAAGATATGTGACATCATTCAGCCTGATTTTGATGAAAGAATAGGTTTTATTAAAGATATTGCTGCCGGAGCAGTTGTACTTATAGCCATTGCCTCTGCAGTTATTGGAGTTCTTGTGTATTGGAAGTATTTTTTTTGA
- a CDS encoding GyrI-like domain-containing protein, giving the protein MNNVKVEPFKVIGIEVRTTNENEQAAKDIPVLWEKFMKENLLNNIPNKIDNTIYSIYTEYEKDHTKPYTTLLGCKVESLENIPEGMAGKSFDGGDYVKFTVKGNLAEGLVINEWLKIWNMDLGRTFTADFEIYGEKAQYPSDAEVDILIAVK; this is encoded by the coding sequence ATGAATAACGTAAAAGTGGAACCTTTTAAGGTGATCGGAATTGAAGTAAGAACAACCAATGAAAATGAACAGGCAGCAAAGGATATTCCTGTATTATGGGAAAAATTTATGAAAGAAAATCTGTTGAATAATATTCCTAATAAAATAGATAATACTATTTATTCCATTTATACGGAGTATGAAAAAGACCATACAAAGCCATATACTACACTATTAGGATGCAAAGTAGAAAGTCTGGAGAATATTCCGGAAGGAATGGCTGGGAAATCTTTTGATGGTGGAGATTATGTAAAATTTACAGTAAAAGGAAACTTGGCAGAAGGTCTGGTTATTAATGAATGGCTTAAAATCTGGAACATGGATTTGGGAAGAACCTTCACTGCTGATTTTGAGATATACGGCGAAAAAGCACAGTATCCTTCCGATGCAGAGGTAGATATTTTAATTGCTGTAAAATAA
- a CDS encoding bacteriocin-like protein: MKNLKRIKRQELKTVKGGGVNPPMIIYPKDENGNCSTSPYYYYCPKYDGCMTGAAWDAYCPL, from the coding sequence ATGAAAAATCTAAAAAGAATTAAAAGGCAAGAGTTAAAAACAGTAAAAGGAGGAGGAGTAAACCCACCTATGATTATTTATCCCAAAGATGAAAATGGAAATTGCAGCACTTCACCCTATTACTACTATTGTCCAAAATATGACGGATGTATGACGGGGGCAGCATGGGATGCTTATTGTCCTTTATAA
- a CDS encoding gamma-glutamylcyclotransferase family protein translates to MPYLFSYGTLQKEQVQLETFGRILQGKKDVLSGYKLNMLEITDPEVLRKSGQKYHPVLEFSGNADDEIEGVLFEVTEAEILQADEYEVDDYQRIETVFKSGNKGFIYVGK, encoded by the coding sequence ATGCCTTATTTATTCTCTTACGGAACCTTACAGAAAGAGCAGGTTCAGCTGGAAACTTTCGGACGCATTTTGCAGGGAAAAAAAGATGTTTTATCAGGATACAAACTGAATATGCTTGAAATTACAGATCCGGAAGTTCTAAGAAAGAGCGGTCAGAAATACCATCCCGTTCTGGAGTTCTCAGGAAATGCTGATGATGAAATAGAAGGCGTGCTGTTTGAAGTGACAGAAGCAGAAATTCTTCAGGCCGATGAATACGAAGTAGATGACTATCAAAGAATAGAAACCGTTTTTAAATCCGGAAACAAAGGGTTTATTTATGTTGGAAAATAA
- a CDS encoding SGNH/GDSL hydrolase family protein, giving the protein MKKIVYGLFFGDSITYGEYDGVFGGWVDILKRYALQKFHEGNGDELILFNLGIGGETTEGLLKRMPVELEARNSADGNLVFISYGANDLAVKEGVRVVEPEKFRHNIITAIQHAQQFSKDIYLVSILPVSKNIDGVVVSSGKLRSNEEVVAYNDILKSIAADYSLGYIDFHSALFEDKEILLSADGVHPNEKGYGMMAEIAVPIIEKYL; this is encoded by the coding sequence ATGAAGAAAATAGTATATGGACTGTTCTTTGGAGACAGTATAACCTATGGAGAATATGATGGCGTTTTTGGAGGTTGGGTGGATATTTTAAAGAGATATGCCCTACAGAAATTCCATGAAGGAAATGGTGATGAGCTGATCTTATTCAATTTGGGAATTGGCGGCGAAACAACAGAAGGATTATTGAAACGAATGCCTGTAGAATTGGAAGCAAGAAATTCAGCCGATGGAAATTTGGTCTTTATAAGCTATGGAGCCAATGATCTTGCCGTCAAAGAAGGAGTGCGGGTAGTGGAACCTGAAAAATTCAGACATAATATTATCACAGCTATTCAGCATGCCCAACAGTTTTCCAAAGATATCTACCTGGTAAGTATTCTTCCTGTTTCCAAAAATATAGACGGGGTGGTGGTTAGTTCAGGAAAATTAAGATCAAATGAAGAAGTGGTTGCTTATAATGATATTCTTAAGAGTATTGCAGCAGATTACTCTTTAGGGTATATTGATTTTCATTCGGCATTGTTTGAAGATAAAGAGATCCTGCTTTCTGCAGACGGTGTTCATCCCAATGAGAAAGGTTATGGAATGATGGCCGAAATTGCAGTTCCAATCATTGAAAAATATTTATAA
- a CDS encoding ribonuclease inhibitor, with protein MLNTSNNNTRKMIVIHGGHFSSLNGFYEEVSRTLMKDTDWKVGTLDGFDDILYGGFGVFENQEEVEIVWKESQKSKEDLGLIATQEFYENKIKQGKPFNVELAQQKLNDLIDGKGQTLFDILIEIIESHTNITLILD; from the coding sequence GTGTTGAATACTTCAAATAACAATACAAGAAAAATGATCGTCATCCATGGCGGTCATTTTTCATCTTTAAACGGTTTCTACGAAGAAGTTTCCAGGACATTGATGAAAGATACAGATTGGAAAGTAGGAACCTTAGATGGTTTTGATGATATTCTTTACGGTGGCTTCGGAGTTTTTGAAAACCAGGAAGAAGTTGAAATCGTTTGGAAAGAATCACAAAAGTCAAAAGAAGATTTAGGGCTCATCGCCACCCAAGAATTCTACGAAAATAAGATCAAACAGGGAAAACCTTTTAATGTAGAATTGGCTCAACAAAAATTAAATGATCTAATAGACGGGAAAGGGCAGACACTGTTTGATATTCTTATAGAAATTATCGAATCGCATACCAATATTACACTGATCTTGGATTGA
- a CDS encoding phosphoribosylformylglycinamidine synthase: protein MSNNKRIFVEKRGIFDVESPKIFDEVKAVVPAIQSVKVYNVYDIFNLNDGEFEKVVNNTFVDPVTDILHTENPAKSIHFGMEFLPGQYDQRADSAQQCIALLTENEKSKVRSGKLIEFTGVSEADLVKIKDLLINKVESQEKDLSVLDIPADEAPSKVLIHENFISFNDAELENFYNNHGFALGLDDLKFIQEYFKTEQRNPTETELKVLDTYWSDHCRHTTFETELSDIQFEGKFKHTLETIFNDYIEKRKFLGRELKPISLMDLATVCGKYFHKTGNLDNLVISDEINACTIQIEAEYDGKKEPWYLLFKNETHNHPTEIEPFGGASTCLGGAIRDPLSGRSFVFQAMRLTGAADVLEPVDKTLPGKLPQKTITKQAANGYSSYGNQIGLATTMVSEIYDEGYKAKRMEVGFVTGAVPVDWVRREKPANGDSIIILGGATGRDGVGGASGSSKEQDETSIHTMSSEVQKGNAVEERKIQRLFRNPEVTKLIKKSNDFGAGGVSVAIGEIADSLEVNLDVLPLKYEGLNGTELAISESQERMAVVVDPEDKEKFIKFCEAENIVAVEVAKVTDSGRMQMFWKGDKIVDLSRAFLDTNGCSKSQEVKINHLEDVKAETKAFNEENFLNTLQDKNVASQKGLLEMFDSSVGGTTVAMPLGGKYQQTLMEGSVQTLPILGAKDIKTVSLASWGFDAEISKQNSLLGASYAVVESVAKVVAMGGDYKNIRLSFQEYFEKLGQAPEKWGKPLASLLGAYDAQINLGLAAIGGKDSMSGTYQDLNVPPTLISFACANGEKQNIISPEFKATGNKVYFFNHIAQENGLPNYDALKEIYEFIFENIKSGKIVSVKTVKDGGVAVALAKMSFGNRLGAEVNADETILLAKNIGSLIIEAKEELSNISLQLIGEVKDSGLLKINNLETRITVLESAYTGTFENLFPTVEKEKITVEIDEKSNSINPRNIIIKKHGIAQPKVFAPVFPGTNCEYDTLNAFQKEGAVVSSLPLINISHQLLDESIDAWVEEIRTSQILAFSGGFSAGDEPDGSAKFIVNVLKNEKMRNAVHELLDRDGMIIGICNGFQALVKSGLLPYGRIKDLDENSPTLAYNAIRRHISQMVTVKVVNDESPWLKGMKGQTFTIPISHGEGRFMASEEEIKKLYENGQIATQYIDFDGNIAHGMPFNPNNSLFGIEGVTSPCGKIYGRMGHPERFTEGLMRNIPTANYHNIFKNGVEYFK, encoded by the coding sequence ATGTCTAATAACAAAAGAATTTTCGTAGAAAAAAGAGGAATTTTCGATGTTGAAAGTCCAAAAATTTTTGATGAAGTAAAAGCAGTTGTTCCGGCAATTCAAAGTGTGAAAGTCTACAACGTGTATGACATTTTCAATTTGAACGACGGGGAATTTGAGAAAGTAGTGAATAATACTTTTGTAGATCCTGTAACTGATATTTTACATACAGAAAACCCTGCAAAAAGCATCCACTTCGGAATGGAGTTCCTGCCTGGTCAGTACGACCAGAGAGCAGACTCTGCGCAACAATGTATCGCTTTATTAACAGAGAATGAAAAATCAAAAGTAAGAAGTGGAAAACTGATCGAGTTTACAGGAGTTTCAGAAGCTGATTTGGTGAAGATCAAAGATCTTTTGATCAACAAAGTGGAATCTCAGGAAAAAGACCTGTCTGTACTGGATATTCCTGCTGATGAAGCCCCTTCAAAAGTATTGATCCACGAAAATTTCATCAGTTTCAACGATGCTGAACTTGAAAACTTCTATAACAATCATGGTTTTGCATTAGGATTAGATGATCTTAAATTTATTCAGGAATACTTTAAAACCGAACAAAGAAACCCTACAGAAACCGAACTGAAAGTATTAGACACCTACTGGAGCGATCACTGTCGTCACACAACTTTCGAAACAGAACTGTCAGATATTCAGTTTGAAGGAAAATTCAAACACACATTGGAAACTATTTTCAATGACTATATCGAAAAAAGAAAATTCTTAGGCCGTGAGCTGAAACCGATCTCTTTAATGGATCTGGCAACAGTATGCGGTAAATATTTCCATAAAACCGGAAATCTGGATAACCTTGTGATTTCTGATGAGATCAACGCATGTACCATCCAGATTGAAGCAGAATACGACGGTAAAAAAGAACCCTGGTATTTATTATTCAAAAACGAAACACACAACCACCCAACAGAAATTGAACCTTTCGGAGGAGCTTCCACTTGTTTGGGAGGAGCAATCAGAGACCCTTTATCCGGAAGATCATTCGTATTCCAGGCGATGAGGTTAACCGGTGCAGCAGACGTTTTGGAACCTGTAGACAAAACATTACCGGGTAAATTACCTCAGAAAACCATTACAAAACAGGCCGCAAACGGATATTCATCTTATGGTAACCAGATTGGTCTTGCTACCACTATGGTTTCCGAAATCTATGATGAAGGCTACAAAGCCAAAAGAATGGAAGTAGGTTTTGTTACCGGAGCCGTTCCTGTAGATTGGGTAAGACGTGAAAAGCCGGCAAACGGAGATTCTATCATTATCTTAGGAGGAGCAACAGGCCGCGATGGAGTAGGAGGCGCAAGCGGAAGTTCAAAAGAACAGGACGAAACCTCTATCCATACCATGAGTTCTGAAGTTCAGAAAGGTAATGCCGTAGAAGAGCGTAAAATCCAGAGATTATTCAGAAATCCTGAAGTAACGAAGCTGATCAAAAAATCAAATGACTTCGGAGCAGGAGGAGTTTCTGTAGCGATTGGTGAAATTGCAGATTCTTTGGAAGTAAACCTTGATGTATTGCCATTAAAATATGAAGGACTTAACGGTACAGAACTCGCTATTTCCGAATCTCAGGAAAGAATGGCCGTTGTGGTAGATCCGGAAGACAAAGAAAAATTCATCAAATTCTGTGAAGCTGAAAACATTGTAGCAGTAGAGGTAGCAAAAGTAACAGACTCAGGAAGAATGCAGATGTTCTGGAAAGGAGATAAAATTGTTGACCTTTCAAGAGCATTTCTGGATACGAACGGATGTTCAAAATCTCAGGAGGTAAAGATCAATCACCTTGAAGACGTAAAAGCAGAAACTAAGGCTTTCAACGAAGAAAACTTCCTGAATACCCTACAAGATAAAAATGTAGCTTCCCAGAAAGGGCTATTGGAAATGTTTGACTCTTCCGTAGGAGGAACAACTGTAGCGATGCCTTTAGGTGGGAAATACCAGCAAACCCTGATGGAAGGAAGTGTACAGACACTACCGATCTTAGGCGCAAAAGATATCAAAACTGTTTCCCTTGCAAGCTGGGGATTTGATGCTGAAATCTCAAAACAAAACTCATTATTGGGAGCATCTTATGCCGTAGTAGAAAGTGTAGCGAAGGTTGTTGCCATGGGAGGTGATTATAAAAACATCAGATTAAGCTTCCAGGAATATTTTGAAAAGCTAGGTCAGGCTCCTGAAAAATGGGGTAAACCATTAGCTTCCCTTCTGGGTGCTTATGATGCACAGATCAACCTTGGCTTAGCCGCTATTGGTGGTAAAGATTCCATGAGTGGAACCTATCAGGATCTGAATGTTCCGCCAACATTGATTTCTTTTGCATGCGCAAACGGGGAAAAACAAAATATCATTTCTCCGGAATTTAAAGCAACAGGAAACAAAGTATATTTCTTCAACCATATCGCTCAGGAAAATGGCCTTCCAAACTATGATGCTTTAAAAGAGATTTACGAATTCATCTTCGAAAACATCAAATCAGGAAAAATCGTTTCTGTAAAAACAGTAAAAGATGGTGGAGTAGCCGTAGCATTGGCAAAAATGAGTTTCGGAAACAGATTGGGAGCTGAAGTTAATGCTGATGAAACCATTTTATTAGCTAAAAATATCGGTAGCTTAATCATTGAGGCTAAAGAAGAGCTAAGCAATATATCTCTACAGTTAATTGGAGAAGTAAAAGATTCGGGACTTTTAAAGATCAACAATCTTGAAACCCGTATCACAGTTCTCGAATCTGCATACACAGGCACCTTCGAAAACCTTTTCCCGACAGTAGAAAAAGAAAAGATTACGGTTGAAATTGACGAAAAATCAAACTCAATCAATCCAAGAAATATCATCATCAAAAAACACGGAATTGCACAGCCTAAAGTATTTGCACCAGTGTTCCCGGGAACAAACTGTGAGTATGACACTTTAAATGCATTCCAGAAAGAAGGCGCTGTAGTAAGCAGTTTACCTTTAATTAACATCAGTCACCAATTATTAGATGAAAGCATTGATGCGTGGGTAGAAGAGATCAGAACCTCTCAGATTCTAGCCTTTTCAGGAGGTTTCTCAGCGGGTGATGAGCCGGATGGTTCTGCAAAATTCATTGTCAACGTTTTAAAGAACGAAAAAATGAGAAATGCAGTTCACGAATTATTAGACAGAGACGGTATGATTATCGGGATCTGTAACGGGTTCCAGGCTTTAGTTAAATCCGGATTATTACCATACGGAAGAATCAAGGATCTTGATGAAAACTCTCCAACATTGGCTTACAACGCCATCAGAAGACACATCTCTCAGATGGTCACTGTAAAAGTAGTGAATGATGAAAGCCCATGGTTAAAAGGAATGAAAGGTCAGACCTTCACTATTCCGATTTCTCACGGAGAAGGACGTTTCATGGCTTCGGAAGAAGAAATCAAGAAGTTGTATGAAAACGGACAGATCGCAACGCAGTACATCGATTTCGATGGAAACATTGCCCACGGAATGCCATTCAACCCGAACAATTCATTATTCGGAATTGAAGGAGTTACCAGCCCATGTGGAAAGATCTACGGAAGAATGGGACACCCGGAAAGATTTACGGAAGGTCTCATGAGAAACATACCAACCGCGAATTATCACAACATATTCAAAAACGGTGTTGAATACTTCAAATAA